From the genome of Malus sylvestris chromosome 6, drMalSylv7.2, whole genome shotgun sequence, one region includes:
- the LOC126627274 gene encoding uncharacterized protein LOC126627274: MHTYIIDVQVSNPNVGSFRLVSSSVFVPSRKWNLKNPTVTMSMIDNVLRMIDNFEDWFITKRQELQKSARVAMEALLSEPRSFRNVLNLAIKLTKAIVLVPLCVLAFYTVILIRVGIACLICVPILFIILIVLVGVRYGRAHYLFFTRRNRAGMSYADFIDKFGAWLTNNPPPPFESFGESARHWAQYMWGFKLEED, encoded by the exons atgcatacatacatcATCGACGTTCAAGTTTCAAACCCTAACGTTGGCTCTTTCCGTCTTGTCTCGTCGTCTGTTTTTGTTCCTTCCAGAAAGTGGAATCTGAAGAATCCGACGGTAACGATGTCGATGATAGATAACGTGTTAAGGATGATAGATAACTTCGAGGACTGGTTTATAACCAAACGCCAAGAGCTTCAAAAATCTGCGAGAGTCGCTATGGAAGCTTTGCTCTCGGAACCCAGAAGTTTCCGGAACGTTTTGAATTTGGCAATCAAATTGACCAAGGCAATCGTATTGGTGCCCCTTTGTGTGCTGGCCTTCTATACTGTGATCCTGATTAGGGTGGGAATCGCTTGTTTGATCTGCGTCCCAatactttttattattttaatcgtCCTTGTCGGTGTCC GTTACGGTCGGGCACACTATCTGTTCTTCACAAGACGAAACCGCGCGGGGATGTCGTATGCCGACTTCATTGACAAGTTCGGCGCGTGGTTGACAAACAATCCTCCTCCACCTTTCGAATCATTTGGTGAATCCGCTCGACATTGGGCACAGTACATGTGGGGCTTCAAATTGGAAGAAGATTGA